A genome region from Bradyrhizobium sp. WSM1417 includes the following:
- a CDS encoding FliM/FliN family flagellar motor switch protein, translated as MIDLPCYGPREAVAVSRLATRLPVSFNIAGIDVEAVMPGSTPPRRPADYCQAVMRPSGHRIRVAVDSTLLPAAAVQHWPEITAFPPGDGLREILFDIVFRDLAIQVEQWCGHRPIWSSAGSIEAFPYAFEILRLERPGDILGMVEFDGGGLQWIADCCSTLPVVCAVLDDLPVSVDLLVAGISLILTDLHQLASGDVVLLDTTPVDHDGVMTVLLCLSGGPCFRASIFDGRLAILSTVDCMMDRPDPLPPETFDSIDLPVDVDAGRLTMPLRQLRELAVGQVLDLGFDATTNISLRVNGQVVATGELVRIAERTGVRVLDLRLARAER; from the coding sequence GTGATCGATCTGCCTTGCTATGGCCCACGTGAGGCCGTCGCCGTTTCGCGTCTTGCTACACGTCTGCCAGTCTCCTTCAACATCGCTGGCATCGACGTGGAAGCTGTCATGCCAGGTTCGACACCTCCGCGCCGTCCGGCGGATTACTGCCAGGCCGTGATGCGCCCAAGCGGCCACAGGATTCGCGTGGCAGTTGACTCGACGCTCCTTCCGGCGGCTGCTGTGCAACATTGGCCGGAAATTACCGCATTTCCTCCGGGTGACGGCCTGCGAGAAATCCTGTTCGACATTGTCTTCCGAGATCTCGCGATCCAGGTGGAACAATGGTGTGGGCATCGGCCGATCTGGTCTTCGGCCGGGAGCATTGAAGCGTTTCCCTACGCATTTGAGATTCTTCGCTTGGAGCGTCCGGGCGATATCCTCGGGATGGTCGAATTCGATGGCGGTGGACTGCAATGGATCGCCGACTGCTGCTCTACGCTTCCCGTCGTGTGCGCCGTGCTCGATGATCTGCCCGTTTCTGTCGATCTGCTGGTCGCCGGCATCAGCCTTATCTTGACGGATCTGCATCAACTCGCTTCAGGGGACGTCGTCCTGCTGGATACCACGCCCGTCGACCATGACGGCGTCATGACTGTTCTTCTATGCCTCTCTGGCGGTCCTTGCTTTCGAGCTTCGATCTTCGATGGCCGCCTTGCCATCCTTTCAACTGTGGACTGTATGATGGATAGACCGGATCCACTCCCGCCGGAAACCTTCGACAGCATTGATCTTCCTGTTGATGTGGATGCTGGACGTCTGACCATGCCGCTCAGGCAGCTTCGCGAATTGGCTGTCGGCCAAGTGCTGGATCTTGGTTTTGATGCCACTACCAACATCAGTTTGCGCGTCAATGGCCAGGTCGTCGCAACCGGTGAACTGGTGCGCATCGCCGAGCGAACAGGTGTGCGCGTGCTCGACCTGCGATTAGCACGAGCAGAACGATGA
- the sctR gene encoding type III secretion system export apparatus subunit SctR → MMAQPDPATLIVLIACVAIAPFVAITVTSYVKLVVVFGLIRNALGVQNIPPNMALNAIAILLSVYIMQPVAKGAYEAVRDKPIASQDIRELGTTITLAAEPVRNFLLKNTSQRERQFFVNAARGLWSKEDAAAISGSEFMILIPTFMTSELEDAFKIGFLLFLPFIVIDLVVSNILLAMGMMMVSPMTISLPFKLFLFVAVNGWQRLIHGLVFSYAGAAP, encoded by the coding sequence ATGATGGCGCAGCCTGATCCCGCGACGCTGATCGTCCTAATCGCCTGCGTCGCGATCGCCCCCTTCGTTGCTATTACCGTCACCTCTTACGTGAAGCTCGTCGTCGTCTTTGGGCTCATTCGCAATGCTCTCGGCGTTCAGAACATTCCGCCGAACATGGCGCTGAATGCGATCGCCATCCTGCTCTCGGTCTACATCATGCAGCCAGTGGCTAAAGGTGCGTATGAAGCAGTGCGCGACAAACCAATCGCATCCCAAGATATCCGCGAATTAGGGACAACGATAACGCTAGCTGCTGAGCCAGTTCGCAACTTTCTCCTGAAGAACACGTCGCAACGGGAACGGCAATTCTTCGTCAATGCGGCTCGGGGATTGTGGAGCAAGGAGGACGCCGCCGCCATAAGCGGCAGCGAATTTATGATTTTGATTCCGACCTTCATGACATCCGAACTGGAAGACGCGTTCAAAATCGGCTTCTTATTGTTTCTGCCGTTTATCGTCATTGATCTCGTCGTTTCGAACATCCTTCTGGCAATGGGCATGATGATGGTCTCGCCAATGACCATATCCTTGCCATTCAAGCTGTTCTTGTTCGTTGCCGTGAACGGGTGGCAGCGCCTAATTCATGGCCTCGTCTTCTCCTACGCGGGAGCAGCACCATGA
- the sctS gene encoding type III secretion system export apparatus subunit SctS produces the protein MNTATLTNIAIGALKLTLVLSMPTVLVATGVGLIVSVMQALTQVQEQTLSFAVKLICVSLMLAATANWFGELSRYTVNIFDQIAGM, from the coding sequence ATGAATACCGCCACTCTCACCAACATTGCCATTGGCGCGCTCAAACTGACACTTGTCCTGTCGATGCCCACAGTCCTCGTCGCTACGGGCGTCGGGCTGATCGTCAGTGTTATGCAAGCTCTGACCCAAGTTCAGGAGCAGACACTCTCTTTCGCCGTGAAGCTGATATGCGTGAGCCTGATGCTGGCCGCCACCGCGAATTGGTTTGGTGAGCTTAGCCGGTATACGGTGAACATCTTCGACCAGATCGCCGGGATGTAA
- the sctT gene encoding type III secretion system export apparatus subunit SctT: MSPLDPAHLRTFLVVLPLAMARVTGMVLVMPFLGRGMVTAPARNGVIMALALPAMGFAWTTRPADLDITRLMPILGLGLKELLLGCLLGMPVAATMWGVESAGTFIDHQRGATMTSLLSPGNLNLDSPLGTFLAQLYATWLFVSGGFSKLLEALYRSHEIWPLWSFHPAFGPAFVTGMLDLADLVMLLTLLLAGPAIVAMFLSEFGLALVSRFAPQLEVFFLAMSVKSAVALLLLILSLTIVLANADKHMPSPVAIVNRVAR; encoded by the coding sequence ATGTCACCACTTGATCCAGCTCACCTGCGTACTTTCCTTGTTGTCCTGCCGCTTGCGATGGCACGGGTGACAGGGATGGTGCTTGTCATGCCCTTTCTGGGACGCGGTATGGTGACGGCGCCGGCGCGCAACGGCGTGATCATGGCATTGGCGCTCCCGGCAATGGGGTTTGCTTGGACAACGAGGCCTGCGGATCTCGACATCACACGTCTGATGCCGATCCTGGGCCTGGGGCTCAAGGAACTCTTGCTCGGGTGCCTCCTGGGCATGCCAGTTGCCGCGACTATGTGGGGTGTGGAAAGCGCGGGCACGTTCATTGACCATCAGAGGGGAGCCACGATGACAAGCCTCTTGAGCCCGGGAAACCTCAATCTGGACTCGCCGCTTGGGACCTTCCTAGCTCAGCTTTACGCTACATGGCTGTTCGTCAGCGGCGGCTTTTCCAAACTATTAGAAGCGCTCTATCGCTCCCATGAAATCTGGCCGCTGTGGAGCTTTCACCCTGCATTTGGTCCGGCCTTCGTCACCGGTATGTTAGATCTTGCAGACCTCGTGATGCTGCTGACATTGCTTCTCGCCGGTCCAGCCATTGTTGCGATGTTTCTCAGCGAATTCGGCTTGGCACTGGTCAGCCGGTTCGCGCCGCAACTGGAGGTCTTCTTTCTCGCTATGTCGGTCAAGAGCGCAGTTGCCCTTCTGCTGCTGATTCTATCGCTCACGATTGTTTTGGCCAATGCCGACAAGCATATGCCGTCGCCTGTCGCGATCGTCAATCGCGTCGCCAGGTGA
- a CDS encoding EscU/YscU/HrcU family type III secretion system export apparatus switch protein, translated as MTGRKTEKPTPRRLRGLRKKGQVPHSKEVVSAAVTLGFFALFFASLPGLVDRLKATILLPVSFLEEDFLIVSRQLLEFYFGEVQSMVAPFLGIVLVIGVGANLLQNGAIFSPEAVTPSLKKLNPGENVRRIVSLQNLVDLGKAIVKVLILSLVIMLVLRQGVHALVWTPSCGISCLSAVTGNLLLGIASYVGASYLVLAIADFAFQRWQFTNKNLMSLDEVKREAKENEGDPLIKDRRRRLHSQLLARDAIEQSRRATVLITNPTHIAVAIYYDRQRTPLPMIDAIGTDLLAQQMIDAAAAAGVPVMRNIPLARALLKDGLVDEYIPSHLIVPLATVLRALGKLAAETGYRS; from the coding sequence GTGACCGGCAGAAAGACCGAAAAGCCGACCCCCAGGAGGCTGCGGGGCTTGCGCAAGAAGGGACAGGTTCCGCACAGTAAGGAAGTCGTGTCGGCGGCGGTGACCCTTGGGTTCTTCGCGCTGTTCTTCGCCTCTTTGCCTGGCCTAGTAGACCGACTTAAGGCAACGATCCTGTTGCCCGTATCGTTTCTTGAAGAGGACTTCCTAATTGTCAGCCGACAGCTACTCGAGTTTTATTTCGGTGAAGTACAAAGTATGGTCGCACCTTTCCTCGGCATCGTCCTAGTCATTGGCGTGGGCGCTAACCTGCTGCAGAACGGGGCGATTTTCTCCCCCGAGGCTGTCACGCCATCGCTGAAAAAGCTGAACCCCGGTGAGAATGTCAGAAGGATAGTCTCGCTGCAGAATCTCGTCGATCTGGGTAAGGCGATCGTGAAGGTGCTGATACTCAGCCTCGTCATAATGCTTGTGCTGCGCCAAGGTGTGCATGCGCTTGTGTGGACGCCGAGCTGTGGCATATCATGCCTAAGTGCCGTGACGGGTAACCTGCTGCTCGGGATCGCTAGTTATGTGGGGGCGAGCTATCTTGTGCTGGCAATTGCGGATTTTGCGTTCCAGCGATGGCAGTTCACGAACAAGAATTTGATGTCGCTGGACGAAGTCAAACGAGAAGCTAAGGAAAATGAGGGCGACCCTCTGATCAAAGACCGACGCAGGCGCCTCCATTCGCAATTGTTAGCCAGGGACGCGATTGAGCAGTCGCGTAGAGCGACCGTGTTGATCACCAATCCCACACATATTGCAGTGGCGATCTACTACGATCGGCAGCGCACCCCCCTGCCCATGATCGATGCCATAGGTACCGATCTCTTGGCGCAGCAAATGATTGATGCCGCGGCCGCTGCGGGGGTGCCGGTGATGCGAAACATTCCGCTGGCGCGCGCGCTCCTGAAGGACGGCCTGGTGGATGAGTATATTCCATCGCACCTGATTGTACCTCTCGCGACGGTTCTGCGGGCGCTCGGAAAACTGGCGGCTGAGACCGGTTATCGGTCCTGA
- a CDS encoding ISL3 family transposase — translation MRTGFRISSLVPSGLVFDGVSDSEDSVILAVRSEAAEAQCPLCATLSRRVHSRYIRHVADLPSAGRKVRLRLLTRRFTCEVPHCRRRIFAERFGEDVVPLRRRRTARLEHIVHHLGLALGGRPAASFAKRLMLPVSNDTLLRVVRRRAAMPMDPLLVVGIDDWAFRRNRRYGTIVCDLERRRIVALLPDREMATVQAWLSKHPGINIVSRDRGGGYGEAAAKALPNAIQVADRWHLMENASAAFLEAVRRSMSKIRAAIGATTIDLKLLTCAEKLRYQGYLRRQDSHAAIAALVSDGVPLKEIVRRTGHSRNLVRQISRGGGTDIFRTRQSTLDGHLPFLDAQWSGGCRNGAELWRRLRGQGFKGSLRVVAEWATRRRRAETISRQQLQRVPAARTIVQLMTMKRDHLTKAETVTVAAIEQSVPMLADANALVGRFHAMIRKRAEIELEPWIDESKRSLIGSFANGIANDKGAVHAAITQPWSNGQVEAQITKLKLVKRQMYGRAKLDLLQARLIGAP, via the coding sequence ATGCGGACAGGCTTTCGAATTTCATCGCTAGTACCGAGTGGTTTGGTCTTTGATGGCGTAAGTGATTCAGAGGATTCGGTTATTCTGGCTGTTCGGTCAGAGGCTGCGGAGGCCCAGTGCCCTTTGTGCGCGACACTATCGCGCCGAGTCCATAGCCGCTACATCCGGCACGTGGCCGATTTGCCATCAGCGGGCAGAAAGGTGCGCCTCCGATTACTCACGCGGCGCTTCACATGCGAGGTGCCGCATTGCCGCCGGCGGATCTTCGCGGAGCGGTTCGGAGAAGACGTCGTTCCGCTTCGACGGCGTCGGACGGCACGGCTCGAACACATCGTCCATCACCTGGGGTTGGCGCTCGGCGGCCGGCCGGCAGCAAGCTTCGCCAAGCGGCTCATGCTGCCTGTCAGCAACGATACCTTGCTGCGGGTGGTCCGCCGGCGGGCGGCGATGCCGATGGATCCCTTGCTTGTTGTGGGTATTGATGACTGGGCGTTCCGGAGAAATCGTCGGTACGGGACCATCGTGTGCGATTTGGAGCGTCGGCGGATCGTTGCCTTGCTACCCGACCGGGAAATGGCGACCGTTCAGGCGTGGCTGTCGAAGCACCCGGGCATCAACATTGTGTCGCGAGATCGCGGTGGTGGATATGGCGAGGCAGCAGCCAAGGCGCTGCCGAACGCCATCCAGGTCGCCGACCGCTGGCATCTGATGGAAAACGCGAGCGCGGCCTTCCTTGAAGCGGTGCGCCGTTCGATGAGCAAAATCCGAGCCGCAATCGGGGCGACGACGATCGATCTTAAACTGCTGACCTGCGCGGAAAAGCTTCGCTATCAGGGTTATCTGCGGCGCCAGGACAGCCATGCCGCAATCGCGGCTCTTGTCAGCGACGGTGTGCCGCTCAAGGAGATCGTCCGCCGCACAGGACATAGTCGCAATCTGGTTCGCCAAATTAGTCGCGGCGGCGGTACGGATATCTTCCGCACCCGTCAAAGCACCCTGGATGGGCACCTGCCGTTCCTGGACGCGCAGTGGTCAGGCGGCTGTCGTAACGGTGCCGAACTCTGGCGCCGTTTGAGAGGGCAAGGCTTTAAGGGATCGCTGCGCGTGGTGGCGGAATGGGCCACGCGACGGCGACGCGCCGAGACCATCAGCCGTCAACAATTGCAGAGGGTCCCCGCCGCCCGGACTATAGTGCAGTTGATGACGATGAAGCGGGACCACCTAACCAAGGCCGAGACCGTCACGGTTGCCGCTATTGAACAAAGCGTCCCTATGCTGGCCGATGCCAACGCTCTCGTTGGCCGCTTCCACGCGATGATCCGAAAGAGGGCCGAGATCGAGCTCGAACCTTGGATAGATGAATCCAAGCGGAGCCTCATTGGCTCGTTCGCGAATGGGATCGCCAACGACAAGGGCGCGGTGCACGCGGCTATCACGCAACCGTGGTCCAATGGCCAAGTGGAAGCTCAGATCACCAAGCTCAAGCTGGTCAAGCGGCAGATGTACGGGCGCGCTAAGCTCGATCTCCTTCAGGCTAGGCTGATTGGCGCGCCATAA
- a CDS encoding integrase arm-type DNA-binding domain-containing protein, producing the protein MTEPANQLTLTDTVIRNATLPPGKAQHYLHDDKLPGLALRMRATGGRTWVYLFTKPGVRGTQRKTLGAWPKYNEKAARKAATIAAGEVVKGLDPNDAKREARRQQAAEKQRTTLATLIVEDGPYQTSLTERQVVNWKPAMSALRRGLKDHAESGVGDLTRRQIMAAVDKIAKTGKRGAARDLRKHVHTFLEWCVGEGYVEHNVLAGYRAPKETRAQRVGRRTKGRALTDEEIIKVWDASGKLGAFGLLARMCLLGGPRRSEPTMIEWQKHIMDGRITFDAEWTKMGLHHDVPRTHLVNEVLTAAKHFQRATSDYVFPSPKTGGQMSGFTKMVNRLVKEASVAKFTMHDLRRSLRTIMSRCGYDNEIQRLCVGQKPGGIDQVYNHDEQWIIRKMAFEAAHDYIAELVGAKRVGKIVRLQRTNPLDPIKAELLGRLREHYAAEAP; encoded by the coding sequence ATGACGGAGCCGGCCAACCAGCTTACACTCACCGATACGGTGATCCGCAACGCAACGCTGCCGCCGGGTAAGGCGCAGCACTATCTCCACGACGACAAGCTGCCCGGCCTCGCCTTGCGCATGCGCGCCACCGGCGGCCGGACCTGGGTCTACCTCTTCACCAAGCCGGGGGTGAGGGGTACCCAGCGCAAGACCCTCGGCGCGTGGCCCAAATATAATGAGAAGGCCGCGCGCAAGGCCGCCACCATCGCAGCAGGCGAGGTCGTCAAGGGCTTGGACCCAAACGACGCGAAGCGCGAGGCGAGGCGGCAACAGGCAGCCGAGAAGCAGCGCACCACGCTCGCGACCCTCATTGTTGAAGATGGTCCCTACCAGACGTCCCTGACCGAACGTCAAGTGGTCAATTGGAAGCCAGCAATGTCGGCGCTGCGGCGCGGGCTCAAGGATCACGCCGAAAGCGGTGTGGGGGACCTAACGCGACGGCAGATCATGGCTGCGGTCGACAAGATTGCCAAGACCGGCAAGCGCGGTGCAGCTAGGGACTTGCGCAAGCACGTGCATACCTTCCTCGAATGGTGCGTCGGCGAGGGCTATGTCGAGCACAACGTACTCGCTGGCTATCGCGCGCCCAAGGAAACGCGCGCGCAAAGGGTCGGACGCCGAACGAAGGGTCGCGCGCTGACCGATGAGGAAATCATCAAGGTCTGGGATGCATCCGGCAAGCTCGGGGCTTTCGGTCTCCTGGCACGCATGTGTCTGCTCGGCGGCCCGCGCCGCAGCGAGCCTACCATGATCGAGTGGCAAAAGCACATCATGGACGGTCGAATCACCTTCGATGCGGAGTGGACCAAGATGGGGCTGCACCACGATGTGCCGCGCACTCACCTAGTTAACGAGGTGCTCACGGCCGCGAAACATTTCCAGCGGGCAACCTCCGACTATGTCTTCCCATCACCAAAGACCGGCGGCCAGATGTCCGGCTTCACCAAAATGGTCAACCGCTTGGTTAAGGAAGCGAGCGTCGCCAAGTTCACCATGCATGACTTAAGGCGCAGCTTGCGCACGATCATGTCGCGCTGCGGCTACGACAACGAAATCCAGCGGCTGTGTGTTGGGCAAAAGCCGGGCGGAATTGATCAGGTCTACAATCACGACGAACAGTGGATCATCCGCAAAATGGCGTTCGAAGCGGCCCACGACTACATTGCGGAATTGGTCGGCGCGAAACGGGTCGGCAAAATCGTGCGCCTTCAGCGGACGAATCCGCTTGACCCTATCAAGGCCGAGCTCCTCGGCCGTCTCCGTGAGCATTATGCGGCTGAGGCGCCCTAG